In the Sebastes fasciatus isolate fSebFas1 chromosome 20, fSebFas1.pri, whole genome shotgun sequence genome, one interval contains:
- the cdc42ep1a gene encoding cdc42 effector protein 1 — MNLQEKLSGLKGLVSHSHSKRRFKGDLTLDMISPPLGDFRHTMHVGRGGDVFGDTSFLSNHGGTANGNNGETDSISSPDNKIGAFFSRTLRQIRRGSDNRPPAGPKDLSPPPPVVSPIVKNAISLPRLDVDLPNGSPTAKVLFPSSQSTPEEKKSSYGLESGFVTLPRLSRSERQQPSISLPTSCSPNIHRGSLTDPTDAILSTCSASITTSDPKPSFSAYSDSLPSLASLDTFTFDLGPSLMSEVFGLIDGHSEEHVHHAWEGEEAGSACGLTNEGSEMDSATISYVDSLLREDCGGRKSPHGAEWEEEEEANGVGLSVKAPDVVMGSPERARLGMESERFQSATDVLARHYGVSHLKGQSRVEVADSEMMIISQKNKMTYSYMEDEDEIKV, encoded by the exons ATGAATCTTCAGGAGAAGCTGTCAGGCCTAAAAGGTCTGGTCTCACACTCCCACAGCAAGCGGCGCTTTAAAGGCGACCTCACGTTGGACATGATCAGCCCTCCTCTGGGCGACTTCCGCCACACCATGCACGTGGGCCGCGGCGGCGACGTGTTCGGGGACACCTCTTTCCTCAGCAACCACGGCGGCACCGCCAACGGGAACAACGGGGAGACGGATTCCATCTCCTCCCCCGACAACAAGATCGGAGCGTTCTTCTCCAGGACGCTCCGTCAAATCCGGAGGGGCTCCGACAACCGACCCCCGGCAGGACCCAAGGACCTGTCGCCGCCGCCTCCCGTCGTTTCTCCCATCGTCAAGAACGCCATCTCCCTCCCCAGGCTGGATGTGGATTTGCCAAACGGGAGTCCCACCGCCAAAGTGCTTTTCCCCAGCTCTCAAAGCACgccagaggagaagaaaagctCTTATG GTCTGGAGTCTGGTTTCGTCACTCTGCCTCGCCTCTCCCGCTCCGAGCGCCAGCAGCCCTCCATCTCCCTCCCCACTTCCTGCTCCCCCAACATCCACCGCGGCTCTCTCACCGACCCCACCGACGCCATCTTATCCACCTGCTCCGCCTCCATCACGACCTCTGACCCCAAACCTTCCTTTTCCGCCTACTCCgactccctcccctccctcgccTCCCTGGACACCTTCACCTTCGACCTGGGGCCCTCCCTCATGAGCGAGGTGTTCGGCCTGATCGACGGCCACTCGGAGGAGCACGTCCACCACGCctgggagggagaggaagcgGGGTCGGCGTGCGGGTTGACCAACGAGGGGTCGGAGATGGACTCGGCCACTATCTCGTACGTGGATTCCCTGCTGAGGGAGGACTGCGGCGGCAGGAAGAGCCCGCACGGGGCCgagtgggaggaagaggaggaggcgaaCGGAGTCGGGCTTTCTGTTAAAGCACCTGATGTGGTGATGGGGTCTCCCGAGCGAGCGAGGTTGGGGATGGAGAGCGAGCGGTTCCAGAGCGCTACAGATGTGCTCGCACGCCACTACGGCGTCAGCCACTTAAAGGGACAGAGCAGGGTGGAGGTCGCAGATTCAGAGATGATGATCATCAGCCAGAAGAACAAAATGACCTACAGTTACATGGAAGACGAGGATGAAATTAAAGTCTGA